In Oscillatoria acuminata PCC 6304, a single window of DNA contains:
- a CDS encoding diacylglycerol/polyprenol kinase family protein, with protein MLTFLFPLESILPLGLQVAAVGLWLGLLLIVAEGLHRFTQTDSEVVRKVVHIGTGNVILLAWWLQIPGWVAIAASIIAGAIALISYKFPILPGINSVGRQSLGTFFYAISIGILVAWFWPLQLPQYAAIGILIMTYGDGLAALIGQRFGQHPYQFWGEKKSWEGSATMAVVSFLITVSILAIVEENLWNIGIIALLVAGFATVLEAFSKLGIDNLTVPIGSAALCYFLHQLW; from the coding sequence GTGTTGACTTTCCTATTCCCATTAGAATCCATTTTACCCCTAGGGTTACAAGTAGCAGCCGTTGGTTTGTGGTTGGGGTTACTCCTGATTGTTGCGGAGGGGTTGCATCGTTTTACCCAAACAGATTCCGAAGTGGTTCGCAAGGTCGTTCATATTGGCACCGGCAATGTGATTTTGTTGGCATGGTGGTTACAGATTCCCGGTTGGGTGGCGATCGCTGCTTCTATTATAGCCGGGGCGATTGCCCTAATTTCTTACAAATTTCCGATTCTCCCGGGAATTAATAGTGTCGGACGCCAAAGTTTAGGAACCTTTTTTTATGCCATTAGCATTGGCATCTTGGTGGCCTGGTTTTGGCCATTACAACTTCCTCAATATGCAGCAATCGGCATTTTAATCATGACTTATGGGGATGGTTTAGCCGCTTTAATCGGTCAGCGGTTCGGTCAACATCCCTATCAATTTTGGGGAGAAAAGAAAAGTTGGGAAGGGTCAGCTACAATGGCTGTGGTCAGTTTCCTCATCACAGTTTCTATCTTAGCCATCGTCGAGGAAAATCTGTGGAACATCGGGATAATTGCCCTTCTGGTGGCTGGGTTTGCGACGGTCTTAGAGGCTTTTTCTAAATTGGGAATTGATAATCTCACGGTTCCGATTGGGAGTGCGGCGTTATGCTATTTCTTGCATCAACTTTGGTAA
- the yidD gene encoding membrane protein insertion efficiency factor YidD yields the protein MKWLMIRLIRGYRLLISPLFPPTCRFQPTCSQYAIEAIDRFGPRRGGWMAFRRLLRCHPLHPGGYDPVPESLEKTPE from the coding sequence ATGAAATGGCTAATGATTCGGTTAATTCGAGGATATCGACTGTTAATTTCGCCCTTATTTCCGCCCACTTGTCGATTTCAGCCGACTTGTTCCCAATATGCAATCGAGGCGATCGACCGTTTTGGACCCAGGCGGGGGGGATGGATGGCATTCCGTCGTCTGTTGCGCTGTCATCCCTTACATCCGGGAGGATATGACCCTGTACCAGAGAGTCTGGAAAAAACGCCTGAATAA
- a CDS encoding nicotinate-nucleotide adenylyltransferase, translating to MITLALFGTSADPPTKAHEEIVSWLSQQFDAVAIWASDNPFKSHQTPLSHRSQMLQLLMENPENPRDNLYFDAELSQPRTLETVRIARQKWPEAELYLVIGSDLIPQLPRWYQVEELLSQVNLLVVPRPGTPIQEPELDQLRQMGASVAIADLHLPDVSSTAYRQTQTSQILTPPVARYIKRENLYAYRDVS from the coding sequence ATGATCACCCTTGCACTCTTTGGTACCAGTGCTGACCCCCCGACCAAAGCCCATGAAGAGATAGTCAGTTGGCTGTCTCAACAGTTTGATGCCGTGGCGATTTGGGCGTCAGACAACCCGTTTAAATCTCATCAAACTCCCCTGTCCCATCGATCGCAGATGTTGCAGTTGTTGATGGAAAACCCGGAAAATCCTCGGGATAATCTCTACTTTGATGCCGAACTCAGCCAACCCCGGACCTTAGAAACGGTGCGAATTGCCCGTCAAAAATGGCCCGAGGCTGAACTGTATCTGGTAATCGGGTCAGACTTGATCCCCCAGTTGCCTCGGTGGTATCAGGTGGAGGAGTTGCTCTCTCAAGTCAATCTGTTGGTTGTCCCACGACCCGGAACCCCCATTCAAGAACCCGAACTCGACCAACTCCGGCAGATGGGAGCATCGGTGGCGATCGCCGACTTGCATCTTCCCGATGTTTCCTCCACCGCCTATCGTCAAACCCAAACTTCACAGATTCTCACCCCCCCAGTTGCCCGGTATATCAAACGGGAAAACCTATACGCTTATCGGGATGTGAGCTAA
- a CDS encoding nicotinate phosphoribosyltransferase, whose translation MATATEPNDLNPQPLSQAGKDGSELTVVPEDYSLLTDLYQLTMAACYTGEGLDGRTASFELFVRKLPDGFGYLIAMGLAQVFEYLEQFRFTEVQIASLQATGIFSRASDKFWSLLADGRFQGNVWAVPEGTAVFANEPLLRVEAPLWQAQIVETYLLNTINYQTLVATRSARIRDIAGPEASILEFGTRRAFSPQASVWAARAALAAGMDATSNVLAALKLGRKPSGTMAHALVMALSATEGSEMQAFRAFQHYFPGSPLLIDTYDPLEAARKIADRLQAGEMEVGGVRLDSGDLVQLSKQVQELLPDVPIFVSGDLDEWKIAELKAAGCPIDGFGIGTKLVTGAPVNGVYKIVEIDGVPVMKNSSGKVSYPGRKQIFRRYQDGKIVGDRLGLVSEAVHPGEVPMMQLLFKEGQQVHPPEMLEAIAERTRHSVASLPPESRRINRPSAASVEISTPLQTLTAETLQNYKM comes from the coding sequence ATGGCAACTGCCACTGAACCCAATGATCTCAATCCGCAACCCCTTTCCCAAGCGGGTAAAGACGGATCAGAACTGACTGTTGTCCCAGAGGACTACAGTCTGTTGACCGATCTCTATCAATTGACAATGGCCGCCTGTTACACCGGGGAAGGTCTTGACGGCAGAACCGCCAGCTTTGAGTTGTTTGTTCGCAAACTTCCCGATGGCTTCGGTTATTTAATTGCAATGGGGTTAGCTCAAGTCTTTGAGTACCTAGAGCAATTCCGGTTCACCGAGGTGCAGATTGCCAGTTTGCAAGCCACTGGAATTTTTTCCAGGGCCTCTGATAAATTTTGGTCACTCCTGGCCGATGGACGGTTTCAGGGTAATGTTTGGGCGGTTCCCGAGGGAACAGCAGTCTTTGCCAACGAACCATTGTTGCGGGTGGAGGCTCCTCTGTGGCAAGCTCAAATCGTCGAAACCTATTTACTGAATACGATTAATTATCAGACCCTTGTCGCGACGCGATCGGCGCGCATTCGCGATATCGCCGGTCCCGAAGCCTCGATTTTGGAGTTTGGCACCCGACGGGCCTTTAGTCCTCAAGCCTCGGTGTGGGCCGCACGAGCGGCTTTGGCCGCAGGAATGGATGCCACCTCGAATGTGTTGGCGGCACTCAAATTAGGTCGAAAACCTTCGGGAACGATGGCTCACGCCCTGGTGATGGCCCTGTCTGCGACAGAAGGGAGTGAGATGCAGGCATTTCGAGCGTTTCAGCATTATTTTCCCGGTTCTCCCTTACTGATTGATACTTATGATCCCCTTGAAGCGGCCCGGAAAATCGCCGATCGCCTCCAAGCGGGAGAAATGGAAGTGGGAGGAGTGCGTCTGGATTCCGGGGATTTAGTCCAATTGTCCAAACAGGTCCAAGAACTGCTTCCCGATGTCCCCATTTTTGTGAGTGGGGATTTGGATGAGTGGAAAATTGCCGAGTTGAAAGCCGCCGGTTGTCCGATTGATGGCTTTGGCATCGGGACTAAGTTAGTCACAGGGGCTCCGGTGAATGGGGTTTATAAGATTGTAGAGATTGATGGCGTGCCGGTAATGAAAAATTCTAGCGGCAAAGTCAGCTATCCCGGACGGAAGCAGATTTTCCGACGCTATCAGGATGGAAAAATTGTGGGCGATCGCCTGGGATTGGTCAGTGAGGCCGTTCACCCGGGTGAAGTGCCGATGATGCAGCTTTTGTTCAAAGAGGGACAGCAGGTTCATCCTCCGGAAATGTTGGAGGCGATCGCCGAAAGAACCAGGCATTCCGTGGCGTCGCTTCCCCCAGAAAGTCGCCGGATCAATCGACCCAGTGCCGCATCAGTGGAGATTTCGACTCCCTTACAAACCCTGACCGCAGAAACCTTACAAAATTATAAAATGTGA